In Flavobacteriales bacterium, one genomic interval encodes:
- the lpxD gene encoding UDP-3-O-(3-hydroxymyristoyl)glucosamine N-acyltransferase: protein MNFTAQQIAELLQGSVEGDVNATVSSLSKIEEGGAGSLSFLANPAYAQYIYATTASVVIIGKDFPLTGPVNATLVRVADAQGAFAKVLEMYNTIKLNKKGVSTQAAIADSATMGEDCYVGALAFIGENVKMGKNVKIYPQCFVGDNVTIDDNTTLFAGVKIYSDCTIGKNCIIHSGTVIGSDGFRFAMGPGSGQKIPQIGNVVIEDDVEIGANCAIDRATLGSTILRKGVKFDNLIHIAHNVEVGENTYYAAGGVVAGSTKIGKNCMFSGQVGIIGHLKIADGTIIAAQSGISKNTKAGESYMGSPAWEASKYRKSYIHFRNLDKLVERIEELEKRNN from the coding sequence ATGAATTTCACCGCACAACAGATCGCTGAACTTTTACAAGGTTCCGTTGAAGGCGACGTCAACGCGACCGTTTCTTCGCTCTCAAAGATCGAGGAGGGTGGTGCCGGATCGCTGAGCTTTTTGGCGAACCCAGCCTACGCACAATACATCTATGCCACAACCGCTTCCGTAGTTATCATCGGAAAGGACTTTCCACTTACTGGACCGGTGAACGCCACGTTGGTACGAGTGGCTGATGCGCAAGGCGCTTTCGCAAAAGTGTTGGAGATGTATAATACCATCAAGTTGAATAAGAAAGGTGTTTCAACGCAGGCGGCAATTGCGGACTCAGCTACGATGGGTGAAGATTGCTATGTGGGTGCATTGGCATTCATAGGTGAGAACGTGAAGATGGGAAAGAACGTTAAGATCTACCCGCAATGTTTCGTGGGAGATAACGTGACGATAGACGACAACACAACGCTGTTCGCGGGAGTGAAGATCTATTCCGATTGCACGATAGGGAAGAACTGTATCATACACAGTGGCACAGTGATCGGTAGCGATGGATTCCGTTTCGCAATGGGACCCGGTAGTGGACAGAAGATCCCGCAGATCGGAAATGTGGTGATCGAGGATGATGTGGAGATCGGTGCGAACTGCGCGATCGACCGCGCTACGTTGGGTTCAACTATCTTGCGTAAAGGCGTGAAATTCGATAACCTGATCCACATCGCTCATAACGTAGAGGTTGGCGAGAACACCTACTACGCGGCTGGCGGAGTAGTAGCAGGTTCAACCAAGATCGGTAAGAACTGCATGTTCAGCGGGCAGGTGGGGATCATCGGTCATTTGAAGATCGCGGACGGTACGATCATCGCAGCGCAAAGTGGGATCAGCAAGAACACCAAAGCAGGTGAAAGCTATATGGGTTCACCGGCCTGGGAGGCGAGTAAGTACCGCAAGAGCTATATCCACTTCCGCAACTTGGATAAGCTTGTGGAGCGGATCGAGGAACTCGAAAAAAGGAACAACTAG